From Schizosaccharomyces pombe strain 972h- genome assembly, chromosome: II, the proteins below share one genomic window:
- the ppr8 gene encoding PPR repeat-containing protein Ppr8, producing the protein MQGFGSQIFRKLLRSSNAKVSDALLQNTRTLFTAPPLHSGLQTSFTAETQQHVRQNSQNLLKQLNDEMKARKYTETVATFSSLKPFGILDSQTINRYILFLVDRIKMLNGRGNVDEATLDKLDDILRYAIEHQEIASARFWRIMLQSYIDLNLFDKASLIADMSLSHMEFLPKDERVLGNLYISALQAKILGGASFEQCGKIGSAIHEQLEGKEVVNELVAVYLIYTVFKDQGISSKAHKALVQFNGLTSFHSDVIISVFVNKGLVDQAAAYLKNSNLNERNLPTIYTTVWLLQRLFEAHHSLDPLLTIFDYYLSVSPKDITRLTNAILSLSMKQFERDRDIKKATDFITTFINKMSDVKEFKPSISTANTLFSIASRLKDVKWLSAGFDMIDKYGLKPTHVTYRSLLKAYCLLPSTCEQISQAWVNLEYRLEAISISVADKEINLLKDCILSQPDRDDQQSCLQFLNMVLSKYGKHIRSP; encoded by the exons ATGCAAGGATTTGGGAGCCAAATTTTTCGGAAATTGCTGCGTAGTAGTAATGCTAAAGTGTCAGATGcacttttacaaaatacGCGTACCCTTTTCACCGCTCCGCCTTTACATTCTGGGTTACAAACTTCATTCACCGCTGAAACTCAACAACATGTAAGGCAGAATTCTCAAAATTTG CTGAAACAATTaaatgatgaaatgaaGGCGCGCAAGTATACGGAAACCGTTGCTACTTTCAGCAGCCTGAAACCATTTGGCATTTTAGATAGTCAAACCATTAATAGAtacattttgtttttggtaGATCGGATTAAAATGCTCAATGGGAGAGGTAATGTAGATGAAGCTACTCTCGACAAACTTGATGATATACTTCGATATGCAATTGAACACCAAGAGATTGCCTCTGCTAGGTTTTGGCGAATTATGCTCCAATCATATATCGACCTAAACCTTTTTGACAAGGCTTCATTAATTGCTGATATGAGCTTAAGCCATATGGAGTTTTTACCTAAAGATGAACGAGTTTTAGGCAACCTCTACATCTCAGCACTTCAAGCTAAGATACTTGGAGGTGCCAGTTTTGAACAGTGTGGAAAAATAGGTTCAGCCATTCACGAGCAACTTGAAGGGAAAGAAGTTGTAAATGAATTGGTTGCTGTGTATTTGATTTATACTGTTTTCAAAGATCAAGGTATTAGCAGTAAAGCTCATAAAGCTTTAGTTCAATTTAACGGACTAACAAGTTTTCACTCCGATGTCATTATTTCAGTGTTTGTCAACAAAGGTCTCGTCGATCAAGCTGCTGCTTATCTGAAAAATTCTAATCTTAACGAAAGAAATCTACCAACGATCTATACAACCGTTTGGTTACTTCAAAGACTTTTTGAAGCACACCATTCTCTAGATCCTTTGCTAACTATTTTCGATTATTATCTTTCAGTGTCACCCAAAGATATCACTCGTTTGACAAATGCTATTTTAAGTCTTTCAATGAAGCAATTTGAACGAGATCGGGATATTAAAAAGGCTACCGACTTTATCACTACGTTTATCAACAAGATGTCAGATGTAAAGGAGTTCAAACCATCCATTAGTACTGCCAACACCTTGTTCTCTATTGCTAGTCGTTTAAAGGATGTAAAATGGCTTTCTGCTGGATTTGATATGATAGACAAGTACGGGTTAAAGCCTACTCATGTCACTTATCGGTCATTATTGAAAGCATACTGTTTATTGCCAAGCACATGTGAGCAAATTTCGCAGGCTTGGGTAAATCTTGAGTATCGTCTTGAAGCTATTTCCATTTCTGTTGCagataaagaaataaatctCCTAAAGGACTGCATTCTATCTCAACCTGACAGAGATGATCAACAAAGTTGCCTGCAATTTCTGAATATGGTGCTATCAAAATACGGTAAACATATACGTTCgccataa
- the vma10 gene encoding V-type ATPase V1 domain subunit G, which yields MSAQTNSGIQQLLEAEKVARNIVEKARQHRTQRLKDARLEAKREIDEYASKKEEEFKKSESQASGIYSQAEAESKKQVQDTFASIETSSQKNSDKVVDAILSITCNVK from the exons ATG AGTGCTCAAACGAATTCTGGTATCCAACAACTTTTAGAG GCTGAAAAAGTTGCTAGAAATATAGTCGAAAAGGCTCGCCAAC atCGCACTCAAAGATTGAAGGATGCACGTCTTGAGGCTAAACGCGAAATTGATGAATACGCTTCCAAGAAGGAAGAGGAATTCAAAAAGTCAGAAAGTCAG GCTTCTGGTATATATAGTCAGGCTGAAGCGGAGAGCAAAAAGCAAGTCCAGGACACATTTGCAAGTATCGAGACAAGCTCCCAGAAGAACTCTGATAAAGTGGTTGATGCTATTTTATCTATAACTTGCAATGTTAAGTAA
- the rpc40 gene encoding DNA-directed RNA polymerase I and III subunit Rpc40: protein MAAVDRSRTEISVLSDRVTDVGSVDFPGYYFDEDNIWDLDKFKKNLKVSITSLDQETMVFEISGIDASIANAFRRILIAEIPTLAFEFVYIINNTSIIQDEVLSHRIGLVPISADPDMFKWFQHPLPGQEATHTDYDTVVFSLNKKCEFNKNAATDEKDPKRLYVNSEVYSGDLIWKPQGRQEERFADNPIRVVNPDIVVAKLRPGQEIDLEAHAILGIGQDHAKFSPVATASYRLLPTIHILSPIEGEDAVKFQKCFPKGVIELEEGPDGKKQARVADVRKDTVSRECLRHPEFADKVQLGRVRDHYLFSVESTGIMKPDVLFIKSIAVLKSKCLAVKSSLQNISSD, encoded by the coding sequence atggcAGCGGTTGACAGATCAAGGACAGAAATCTCTGTCCTTTCTGATCGTGTTACAGATGTAGGAAGTGTAGATTTTCCAGGTTATTATTTTGATGAAGACAACATCTGGGATCttgataaatttaaaaaaaatttaaaagtttcgATTACGTCTCTCGATCAAGAAACAATggtatttgaaatttctgGAATTGATGCATCCATTGCAAATGCATTTAGGAGGATTTTAATCGCCGAGATCCCAACTCTTGCATTTGAGTTCGTGTATATCATAAACAATACGAGCATAATACAAGATGAGGTTTTGTCTCACAGAATAGGTCTTGTACCTATATCTGCTGATCCTGACATGTTTAAATGGTTTCAACATCCTCTGCCAGGACAAGAGGCAACTCATACTGATTACGATACTGTTGTCTTTTCCCTTAATAAGAAATGCGAGTTTAATAAGAATGCCGCTACAGATGAAAAAGATCCAAAGAGACTTTACGTTAACTCTGAGGTTTATTCGGGTGATCTAATTTGGAAACCGCAAGGTCGACAGGAAGAGCGATTTGCTGACAATCCTATACGAGTAGTCAACCCAGATATTGTTGTTGCAAAATTGCGTCCTGGCCAGGAAATCGATTTAGAAGCTCATGCAATCTTAGGTATTGGACAAGACCATGCTAAGTTTTCTCCTGTTGCTACTGCCTCCTACCGCTTATTGCCTACTATACATATCTTGTCTCCTATTGAAGGTGAAGATGCAgttaaatttcaaaaatgctTCCCTAAAGGAGTCATCGAGCTTGAAGAAGGACCTGATGGTAAAAAACAAGCCCGTGTAGCAGACGTTCGAAAAGACACCGTATCCCGCGAATGCTTGAGACATCCCGAATTTGCAGATAAGGTGCAATTAGGCCGCGTACGCGAtcattatttgttttctgtTGAAAGCACCGGTATTATGAAGCCCGATGTCTTGTTCATTAAAAGCATTGCAGTCCTAAAATCGAAATGTCTAGCCGTAAAGTCTAGTCTTCAGAATATTTCTTCTGACTGA